A region of the Sphingobium yanoikuyae genome:
GCATGGGGCCGGCCACAAGTCGAGACAGTCCCTTATTCCACCAAAGGACGCCATAGTTCTGCAAAAGCCTGCTCAGCAGGAAGGGGTAGCAGGACCAGCCTGTCGCGCTATAGCGGAGCCATGGATTTTCGTGACGCTTCCCCCGCCGACGCCCCGCTGATCGCCGCCATGCATGTGGACAGCTGGCGCATCGCCTATGCCCATATCATGGACCCGGCCTATCTGGCCGGCGGGATCGAGGCGGAACGGCTGGCCACCTGGACGCAGCGGCTCGAACATCCGGCGCCGGGCCAGCGCATCATCATCGCCGAACGGGACGGGCAGCCGATGGGCTTCACCTGCATCATCGGCGGGGCCGATGATCGCTGGGGCACGCTGGTCGACAATCTCCACGCCCTGCCCGCCGCGCGCGGCACGGGCCTTGGCACGGCATTGCTGGCGCGCGGGGCGGAATGGGCGATCGAGGGCTGGCCGCAGACCGGCCTGTTTCTGTGGTGCTACAGCGACAACCAGGCCGCGCGCGGCTTCTACGCCTCGCGCGGCGGGGTCGAGGTCGAGGATTGGGACAAGCCCGGCCCGGACGGCCGGACCCTGCCGGAAAAGCGCATCTACTGGGCTGATCCGGCAATCCTGATCCGATAAATCGGCGCTTATTTGCGGATCAGCGTGCCCGCACCGCGATCGGTGAAGATTTCCAGCAGCATCGCATGCGGCACCCGGCCGTCCAGGATGACGGCGGCATCGACGCCGCTCTCGACCGCCTTGACGCAGGTTTCCAGCTTCGGGATCATGCCGCCGGTGATGGTGCCGTCGACCTGCAACGCATGGATCGCCGCCGGATCGAGATCGGTCAGCAATTCCTTGTCCTTGTTGAGCACGCCCGGCACGTCGGTCAGCAGGAAGAAGCGCGACGCCTGCAGCTCGGCGGCGATCGCGCCGGCCATGGTGTCGGCATTGACATTATAGGTATGGCCATCGGCGCCGATGCCCACGGGCGCGACCACCGGAATGATGCCGTCCTGGGTCAGCGTGTCGAGGATGCGACGATCGACCGAGACCGGATCGCCGACAAAGCCCAGGTCGACATGGCGCTCAATGCCCGAATTGGGATCGGGCGCGCGGCTGTGGCCGACCTTCTCGCACAGGACGAGGCCGCCATCCTTGCCCGAGATGCCGACCGCACGGCCACCCGCGCCGCTGATCCAGCCGACGATTTCCTTGTTGATGGAGCCGGCCAGCACCATTTCGGCGATCTGGGCGGTTTCCTTGTCGGTGACGCGCAGGCCGTTCACGAACTGCGATTCGACGCCCAGCTTCTTGAGCATCGCGCCGATCTGCGGCCCGCCGCCATGGACGACGACGACATTGATGCCGACCGCCTTCATCAGGACGACGTCCTCGGCGAAGTCGCGTGCCGCCTCCGGATCGCCCATGGCGTGGCCGCCATATTTCACGACGAAGGTCTTGCCCGCATAGCGCTGCATATAGGGCAGCGCCTCGACAAGGGTTTCGGCCTTCGCGAGGAGCGCGGGATCGGGGGCGTAGTTGCTGGTCATGCGCGCGCGCATAAGCCCATATGCGCGCTACGGCAAGTTATCGATCGAGGCGACGGCCCAATGCGACCGCGGCCGAGATGAGCGGCGGCACCAGGATGATCGACAGCAGCACCTTGGTAATCATCTGCCCGACCATCAGGTCCATGATCGGCCGCTCGCCATAGAAGGAGATGGTGATGAACAGCAGGGTATCGACGATCTGCGACACGACGCTGGCCACCATGCCGCGCAGCCAGACCAGACGGCCCTCGCCGCCGGCCAGTCGCGAGAAGATGAAGACGTTGAGCGTCTGCGACGTGCCATAGGAAATGAGGCCCGCCAGCATCATGCGCGATCCCTGTCCCACGACGATCGGGAAGGCATCGACGGCAGGCGGATACATGCCCGGATCATGCGGCAGGGCAATGACGATATGGATCAACGCGGCCGACACCAGCAGCGGCACGAAGCCCAGGCGCACCAGCGCGGTCGCGGTCTTTTGCCCGTGCAGTTCCGACACGGCGCTGGAAATGATGACCAGCAGCAGGAAGGCGAAGATGCCGGCCTCCACCGCGAGCGGCCCCAGGGCGACCTGTTTCACCCCCAGCACGCCGGCCATGCAGACCATGCCGCCATAAAGGATGGAAAAGACGAAGAGGGAGCGGGTCAGCGGCGCGGGCGATGAAGTCATCGCCAGCCCTTACCGGGATTCGGCCTGCGGGGGAAGATGGCGCGGCATGCCCTGCCCCATCCCCTTTCAGGCCAGCATGGTCCGCAGCAGCGCGCGCAGCTGGGCGGGCTTTACCGGCTTGTTGAGCAGGGGAATGTTGGCGGCGGCGAGCTGGGTCTTGAGCGGTTCGCCGCGATCGGCCGAGATCATGACGGCGGGGATGCGGACGGCGAAATGATCGTGCAGGCGGGTGATGACCGTGTCGCCAGTCTCCCCGTCCTTGAGATGATAGTCGACCAGGATGATGTCGGGCCGGCGGCCATCGGCGAACAGGGCAGCCGCCTGGTCATAGCCGTCGGCGGTGACGACGCTGCATCCCCAGCCGGTTAGCAGGGTGCGCATGCCCGACTGGATCTGCTTTTCATTGTCGACCACCAGCACCGACAGGTCGCGCATCGACCGGTCGCGGGTCGGCTGGCCAGTGTCGCCATCCTCCTCCCGCTGGGGCTGGCCGATGGGGAGGGCGATGGCGAAGGTCGCCCCCTGCCCCGGCTGCGAGCGCAGGCTGATGGGGTGGCCGAGCATGTCGCTGGCCCGCTTGACGATGGCGAGGCCCAGCCCCTTGCCCTGGCTGCGGGTGTCGAGCCGGCGAAATTCCTCGAAGATCAGCGCCTGTTGCTCGGGCGCGATGCCGGGGCCACTGTCGGTCACGCTGATCT
Encoded here:
- a CDS encoding GNAT family N-acetyltransferase translates to MDFRDASPADAPLIAAMHVDSWRIAYAHIMDPAYLAGGIEAERLATWTQRLEHPAPGQRIIIAERDGQPMGFTCIIGGADDRWGTLVDNLHALPAARGTGLGTALLARGAEWAIEGWPQTGLFLWCYSDNQAARGFYASRGGVEVEDWDKPGPDGRTLPEKRIYWADPAILIR
- a CDS encoding queuosine precursor transporter; its protein translation is MTSSPAPLTRSLFVFSILYGGMVCMAGVLGVKQVALGPLAVEAGIFAFLLLVIISSAVSELHGQKTATALVRLGFVPLLVSAALIHIVIALPHDPGMYPPAVDAFPIVVGQGSRMMLAGLISYGTSQTLNVFIFSRLAGGEGRLVWLRGMVASVVSQIVDTLLFITISFYGERPIMDLMVGQMITKVLLSIILVPPLISAAVALGRRLDR
- the argB gene encoding acetylglutamate kinase; amino-acid sequence: MRARMTSNYAPDPALLAKAETLVEALPYMQRYAGKTFVVKYGGHAMGDPEAARDFAEDVVLMKAVGINVVVVHGGGPQIGAMLKKLGVESQFVNGLRVTDKETAQIAEMVLAGSINKEIVGWISGAGGRAVGISGKDGGLVLCEKVGHSRAPDPNSGIERHVDLGFVGDPVSVDRRILDTLTQDGIIPVVAPVGIGADGHTYNVNADTMAGAIAAELQASRFFLLTDVPGVLNKDKELLTDLDPAAIHALQVDGTITGGMIPKLETCVKAVESGVDAAVILDGRVPHAMLLEIFTDRGAGTLIRK